In the genome of Mercurialis annua linkage group LG8, ddMerAnnu1.2, whole genome shotgun sequence, the window AGAAGAACGCCTTACCAACTTATATGCACCTTGgagttaaaaaaaaacactttttgAATATTAGCAATTTACTCTAAATCGACcgagtatttttttaattaataagtcAAAAGTTAGAGTGACAAATATTACGAATCGAAGGGAGTATTGAAGCTAGCTTAAAATTACTGTTTATTCttcatatttttgtaaaaaaattatttctcttcGTTAATATTTTGATATCAAATACTACGAGAAATCATAAATTCATTTTGCCTTTTATAAATGTGTGCAATCCCTATAAGAGgatttcaataaaattaaactaaaatgttatgaaaataataattatattttatcaaaatgcaggtgaaaataatatatttttaaaagttcaagAAAAAAACACCAACAATTGGTAGTAACTGTTCCTATATTTAAATCATGGCTTTATTCTCATGCATTTCTCAGGTTACAAAGTTTTTGAGAGCTGAAACACTCTGAAATATTAGGAATTGAAATCATGGCTGAGAATGGTGCTTTGCAGCTAACTGAGAAAAAATGGAAGATGCCATTGCTAGTTTTCTTTAGAGATGCAAGGTACTTTATTATGATTAcatttttacgtttttttttttaatttgcattGCTAGTTTACAATTTATTTGCTAAATTTGTAAAATTGCAGACTTGTTTTCAAAATGGATGAACTTGGTTTGGAGATACTAAAGATTGCAGTGCCTGCTGCAATGGCTTTAGCTGCTGATCCTGTTGCTTCACTCATTGACACTGCCTTCATTGGCCATTTAGGTACCCttttattcattatttaattatacGGAAACTTTTCGAGTACTACATTTTCACGTTACATTTTTGAAAATACTGCCAAGACTCTAAGTATAATCAGTGGCGGAATCAGAAACTATTTTTCAGCCCGAGCTAAATATTATGTGATTATTTAGTCTATTTTTATCCTCTCTCAACAGTCTGGACTTAACCTTCATCTAACCTTAATTTCACTATGCATTCTACATTCTTCTCTTGAAAATTTACATTTACGACGGCAGCCTGTACTAAGGCCAACCTCAGAATTAACGTGGTTTCGCCCCTGTTTATATcctagttttttaattttccgtTTCCGTGTTATATAGATTGATTATGTGCTTATGATATCATCCTGAATAATCATCGAAATCTCGAAATGTGTTGCGATTACGAGTGTGAATTTGTTATATCCTTGAATGCAGGACCTGTGGAATTAGCTGCAGTAGGAGTTTCTATAGCTATTTTCAATCAAGCATCAAAGGTTACTATATTCCCATTGGTCAGTATAACAACATCTTTTGTTGCTGAAGAAGATACGGTTCAAAAGATCGAAAACCAATTGAGAAAAGGAGTAGAAGAAGATTCCGAGAAGGATTCTGCTAAAACCCGTGATGCGAAAGAAGAGGTTTCGGACGATGTCATTCTTGAGAATCTGGAGAAAGGATCAGCATCAGAACATGAAAAGAAAGATCTAATTCCAGATGATGGTAAGACTTTTTCAGTCTTATGTTTCGAGTCTTTCGTTTCCTTTTCCGGAAATACTTCTAAAACTCCAAAACTCTATATTCATAACATATTCTTGATATTTTCTTCAGCTGATTGTAAGGCAGCAACCTTCAAGCCTACTGGTTTTAGTGAAGCCAAAAATATTGACAGCAACGTATCCGAAAATAGTAAGAAAAGGCGGCACATTCCTTCCGCTTCAACTGCTCTAATTGTAGGAGGAATTCTTGGTCTTGTACAAGCCGTGTTCCTGATATTCTGTGCAAAACCTCTGCTCAGTATCATGGGTGTGAACTCTGTAAGTACTTTTTGAATTCTTAgcatttaaagattattaaagtTTGATCTGTCATAACTTTATGGGAACTTTCTGAATCCTACATTTCGGcatttcatttccatttctGAAAGCTCTTTCGATACTCAAAAACTCAATATTTCTAACATATTCTTATAAAAACAATCATTTCGCCCCGTTTCTGTTTCTACATTTTCCGCTCAGTCTTTTCGAGTCTGATTCCGTATTACATAGATAGTAATTATACTCTCTGGTGAAAATCGAACAGGGTTCCCCAATGCTAGCCCCAGCTACAAAGTACTTGACATTAAGAGCACTAGGTTCTCCTGCAGTCCTTCTGTGCCTTGCTATGCAAGGAGTTTTTAGAGGATTCAAAGATACAAAAACGCCATTATATGCTACCGGTAAGAGCCTTAATATATTTAGTCGTAACATTCTTTTTCGCGTAGTCGATTTTTGGATTAAACTAATTCATTTCAATCTTTTGGCTGTTCTGTTTTTCAATAGTTGCTGGAGATTTAACAAATATAATTCTGGATCCAATTTTCATCTTCGCCTGCCGGCTAGGAGTCAGCGGTGCAGCCATTGCACATGTTCTTTCCCAGTAATTAATCTATCCATTACCAACTTCAATTAGATGATTATAAGTTATAGTCTTCTCTATATTGACATAATGATTCACCTTAGGTACTTGATGTCATTGCTCTTATTATGGACATTGATGAAAAAGGTCGATCTCTTACCTCCGAGTCTTACAGATTTGCAATTCAGTCGGTTTCTGAAAAATGGTACGGAACTATAATTTTTGTTCTGTTTTAGATATTTGcaaataatctttcatttttttagctattGCGCCATAATTTGAAAGTTGGCACCTCACAACCTCGCCTTTTACTTTTGGCATTTCTaatccaaaaatatattttctgcaCCAAAAATGCGAGTTTTTTGCAGTTTTTAATGAACGAAACGACACCAGATAATGTCTGACCTTTTATTTGCATATAACCCTTGcagaatttaattattttgcagTTTGTTTATGTTTCTTGTGTAACTTATTTGTGTAATTGGAAAATATACAGGTTTTCTGTTATTAGCAAGAGTTATAGCAGCAACAATATGCGTAACCTTGGCAGCATCAAGAACTGCCAGGCTAGGCTCCACAACTATGGCTGCTTTCCAGATTTGCTTACAGGTCTGGCTGACATCGTCTCTCCTTGCTGATGGATTAGCTGTTGCTGGACAGGTATCCGTTTTCGTTTATTTCCGAATTTTCTTATGTTCATCGCGCACTCTGTAGTAACTTTTGGTTATTTTTTCAGGCAATTATTGCATGTGCATTTGCTGAGAAAGACTATCAGAAGGCAA includes:
- the LOC126662256 gene encoding protein DETOXIFICATION 43-like, with amino-acid sequence MAENGALQLTEKKWKMPLLVFFRDARLVFKMDELGLEILKIAVPAAMALAADPVASLIDTAFIGHLGPVELAAVGVSIAIFNQASKVTIFPLVSITTSFVAEEDTVQKIENQLRKGVEEDSEKDSAKTRDAKEEVSDDVILENLEKGSASEHEKKDLIPDDADCKAATFKPTGFSEAKNIDSNVSENSKKRRHIPSASTALIVGGILGLVQAVFLIFCAKPLLSIMGVNSGSPMLAPATKYLTLRALGSPAVLLCLAMQGVFRGFKDTKTPLYATVAGDLTNIILDPIFIFACRLGVSGAAIAHVLSQYLMSLLLLWTLMKKVDLLPPSLTDLQFSRFLKNGFLLLARVIAATICVTLAASRTARLGSTTMAAFQICLQVWLTSSLLADGLAVAGQAIIACAFAEKDYQKATAAATRVLQMSFVLGLGLSVVVGVGLQYGAGIFSKDPNVLHIISLGIPFVAATQPINSIAFVFDGVNFGASDFAYSAYSMVVVAGASISAIFVLSKSGGFVGIWIALTIFMGLRTFAGVWRMGTGTGPWKFLRGRLL